The following is a genomic window from Bacillota bacterium.
GGTAAGCCTCGTGGACCGCCAGGCGCATGTTGCGCACGGCTTGCTCCGGATCGTATTCGTAGCCCACCAGGCCGCGTCCGATGACGACGCTGGCGTCGGCGTTGACGCCGGAGTACACCACGTTGCCGCGTTCATCGACAATCCGCGGCGACATGCCCCGCCGCACGCCCAGCCCGCGGGCGTCAACGATGAGACCCGTGTACACGTGCCCGTGTTCGCGCAGGAGGGCCTCCCACTGGGCCGCCAGTTGCTGGGGCCGGTCGTCCACCCGCCGCAGCGACACTTCGTCCCACCAGATGCCGCCGCGGACGATGCCGCCGAAGCTGACGATCACCGTGCCGGAGCGGGCGGCGACGAACTCCATTTCCACCCGCTCCCACTGCCCGTCGCCCGGCAAGCCGCGGTACAGCCGCTGGCTGCCGCCGCCCCCGACCCAGTCGACGCCCAGCACCGCCACCGCCGGCACCTCGCTGCGCACCCAGCCGGACAACACGTAGCGCCCGCCTTCCACCACCTGGATGCCCGACTGGCGCCACGCCATCTCCCGCTCGGCGCCCGCGGTGTACAGCAGGCCGCTGGCCTGGCCCGCGTAGGCCCGGGACGTGTCGCGCCGCGGCAGCTCGCTGTTGACCGACAGCCACCCGCGCGGCGTCGCGCCTCCGGTCTCGAAGCCGGGATTGGTCAGCAAATTGACTTCATACAGTTCCTGAGCCGCCGCCGGCGAGAAAAGTCCCGCCGCCACCGCGAGCCCCACCGCCGCCAGCAGCGCCGCCGCCAGCGCCGACGGGCGCCGGCTCAAGCCGAAGCGGAACGCCTTCCTTGTCCGCATGGGCAACCGCAGCATCCTCCCGCTTGGGCCGCAAGCCGCTGTTACAGCCCGTAAATCTCTCCGAACTTGGTGCGCAAGTAGTTTAGATACGGCTCGCTGTCCAAGCCGCGCCCCGTCGCGCGCCGCACGATCTCCATGGCCGGATACATGGCGCCGTAGCGGTGCACGTGCTCGTTGGTCCAAACGCGCAGCGCGTCGAACTGCCCGCGCCGGATGAGTTCGGGAATCTCCGGATTTTCCTTGACGGCCTGATCGTAAAACTGGACGCTCAGCACGGTGCCGAGCGTATACGTCGGGAAATACCCGAACATGCCGTCGGCCCAGTGGATGTCCTGCAGGACGCCCACCGCGTCGTTGTCGGGCACGACGCCCAAGTACTCCCGCATCTTCTCGTTCCACGCCTCGGGCAAGTCGGCCACTTTCAGCCGCTCGGCGAACAGCTCGCGCTCGAGGTCGAAGCGCACGAAGATGTGCATGTTGTACGTCAGCTCGTCGGCCTCGGTGCGGATGAGCGACCGCTGGACCTTGTTCACGGCGCGATATACATCGTCGACGTTGAAGGATGCCAGCTGCGGGAAGCGCTGGTGCAGCTTGGGGAGGAAGAACTCCCAGAACGCGCGGGAGCGTCCAACCACGTTTTCCCAAAGCCGCGACTGCGACTCGCTGATGCCCAGCGACGGCCGCCACATCAACGGCGTCCCGTCCACCTCCGCCGGAATGCCCTGGGCGTGGATGCCGTGCCCCGCCTCGTGCAGCGTCGAAAAGAACGACCAAGTCCAGTCGTCTTCCTTAACCCGGGTGGTGAGCCGCACGTCGTTGCGGGAGAAGCTGATGGTGAACGGATGCGTCGAAATGTCCTGGCGGCCGCGGCTGAGGTCGAAACCGATGGCCCGCAGCGCGTCCATGCCCAACTCCCACTGGGCCTGCTGGTCGAAGCGCCCGCGCAGCGGTGCGTCGTCGACCTGCGGCCGTTCGCACACCGCCGCCACCAGCGGCACCAGCTCCTTCTTGAGCGCGGCGAACAGCTCTGCCACGGCGCGCGTCAGCATCTCGGGCTCAAACAAGTCCAAGAGCGCGTCGTAGCGCTCCTCTTTATAGCCGAGCCGCTCCGCCTGCTCGATGTTGAGCGCGACCAGCTTTTCCAGGTGCGGCGCGAAACGCCGGAAGTTGGCCTCCGCCTTGGCCGCGCGCCACGCCTCCAGGGCCAGCGCCCGCTCCCGCTCAAGGTCGGCCACCAGCTGGGGCGGCAGCTTGCGGGCCTTCTCGTAATCCCGGACCGCGTTGTGCACGTATAGCGCCTCGTAGGAATCCGGATCGGCGCCCTTCACTTCCGCCTGCGCCTCTTCCAGCAGCCGGCCCACTTCATCCGACGTCCACTTTTCGTGCGCCATGCGCGCCAACGCCGCGAGGTGGCGCGCCCGGTCCTCGGCGGCTCCCGGGGGCATGTACGTCTCCTGGTCCCACGTCAGCACCTGCACGGCCGCGTGGAGCGCCTCGACTTCCTCCACGACGGCCTTAAGCCGCGCGAACGCTTCCGCCACAA
Proteins encoded in this region:
- a CDS encoding carboxypeptidase yields the protein MGREANLLLHEVTVVAEAFARLKAVVEEVEALHAAVQVLTWDQETYMPPGAAEDRARHLAALARMAHEKWTSDEVGRLLEEAQAEVKGADPDSYEALYVHNAVRDYEKARKLPPQLVADLERERALALEAWRAAKAEANFRRFAPHLEKLVALNIEQAERLGYKEERYDALLDLFEPEMLTRAVAELFAALKKELVPLVAAVCERPQVDDAPLRGRFDQQAQWELGMDALRAIGFDLSRGRQDISTHPFTISFSRNDVRLTTRVKEDDWTWSFFSTLHEAGHGIHAQGIPAEVDGTPLMWRPSLGISESQSRLWENVVGRSRAFWEFFLPKLHQRFPQLASFNVDDVYRAVNKVQRSLIRTEADELTYNMHIFVRFDLERELFAERLKVADLPEAWNEKMREYLGVVPDNDAVGVLQDIHWADGMFGYFPTYTLGTVLSVQFYDQAVKENPEIPELIRRGQFDALRVWTNEHVHRYGAMYPAMEIVRRATGRGLDSEPYLNYLRTKFGEIYGL